The sequence ATCTACAAAGAGAGGGATAGTCATCCTGAaagcctcaggatcctcttgaACTTTAGGCACTGTCACCTTAAGAACCACtatgagcctgtcctgatgtcctccccacaTCGTCCTCCCTACATCATCACGGAGATCTCCTCCTGCCTCCTGTTTACCACCCAAGTATGAACCAGTAGCCACAGAATACAGTAGTAGCAACACCATCTCCCATAGCGTGGCGGAAAagaggatagatagatagattactAAAAAATAATTactatctatcaatctctcttgtaaaaaacaaaaaagtataaAATATTGCAAATACTATATGTACTGAGTGAGCTTATTGCACTGGATTTGCATTCATGTACATCTCTTAACAGTGCACACGTATATTATGAAGACCTGAATGCACTTAATCAATTGTATTAATATAGAAACAGTATAGTGATTAATTCAGGTTGTGGATTAGTTTGACGTTATGAATAATGTGGTACAAATGTTGTCTTTTGGACAGAGAAAATCGGCGAACAACAAAAATCTGCAACTATACTGCACTGAAAGAGAATTTCCAATTACCAACACTGGgcaatattcacatatacagaaGACAATAACACAACCACAATCTCCGACTTTGATCGCAAGAGATACCATGCGTAGGATTGAAGAGGAAAGTTATCACAAAGGAGATTTGGTGACTGCATTAATTCAACCCCACAGAAACCTAAACCAGCTTACTCACCGTGTTACAATGAAGAAAAAATATCAAGATCCTCAAAAGAAAACATACAACGGAGATCTCCTTGATAAACATGCAGGGAGATTTACAAGCACAGAACAGCCTTTCAAGCCGCGGTTATTAAAGAATGCAACCAAATCTTTTCTTTCAAAGTACAAGTATTACATGGCGCCCACGAAGAAAAATACTACAGATGAATCGTCACCAAAAGCTGACCAAAATGGCATTGCAAAGCTCAAAGAGATGTACAGGTACAATGAAATATTGACACATGCACAAGTAAATAGAGATGTAAGTCAAGGTcttcaaacaaacaaaaatgtatattacCTATTAtgggctaaagctgttaaattctgggcattattaaAAAATCCCTGCTCTCTTATTGGataatgcacggaattttaaccaatcactaatggcccggaatttttggaaccttgccaagtttttcagccaatcagctttcagttctcattcacaaagagtgagatcagctcttagacaggggaggtgattggacaggaggcaccagcaaggcactaactcctcccccaccctgcatgCAGAGAgatccgcacaggagagtgaggggaaaggtttgtgtctgCTGTATGCTTTGTGGgtgtaaggctacgcttatagtgcgcgACGGCGAtgcaacgggtgacgtcacccatcgccgctaGAGAAAATTGTAATTCGCTTTGcggcgacgtcgcgggcgaccaggtcattgattggtttagagactgtcacatgtggcgattgcttctgaaaaatcaaatttgaccggcttccaaattttgcaTTGTTGTCGTCGCACCAGTCGCTCCGTCGGcagtaatacatttgttttcgggcgacgtcgcatcgccggcactataagtgcagccttaaagGGGCCAACAGAGTGttttatgggtgtgtgtgtgtcttctgttggtgtgtgttttgtggttgcagagggggcagcagagtctgttttgttgatgtGTTGgctttgtgtgttttgtgggtgcagcgaggggctgcagtgtgtgttttgtgggtggagggtggctgcagtgggtgtagcgGGGggttgctggtgtgtgttttgtggatgtagagggggaaagcagtctgttttgttggtgtgtctgcagtgtgttttgtgggtgtagaggggggctgcagtgtatgtgtgtgtgtgtgtgtgtgtgtgtgtgtcagtgggtgtaggtggtggaggagggctgcagagtgtgttgtggtgtgtgtctgcagttttgtagctttacagggggctgcagtgtttgcgtgtgtgttttgaggtgtagagggaggagggcggctgcagtgtgttttgtgggtgtagaggagggggttgcacagtgtgtaggggggactgcagggtgtgtttgtgtatatggaggggtgggttgcagagtgtgtttgtgtgtatagaggggggggctgcagtgtgtgtgtgtgtgtgtgtgtgtgtgtgtgtgtgtgtgtgtgtgtgtgtgtgtgtgtgtgtgtgtgtgtgtgtgtgtgtgtgtgtgtgtgtgtgtgtgtgtgtgtgtgtgtgtgtttgtgtgtgtgtgtgtgtttgtgtgtagggggctgtgtatgtacaatttcctttcaataaacttgcagtaaaagcataagaatgtagacaatcatgctgataaaaaatcaatgactacaaaagtgtatattttttatgaaaaattaaaaataagtctacatttcgcctataatagtaataatccctgaagaacagggcattactggccaaaaaTGCCCTGGCCGGGTTAAAggacctcggcttcgcctcgggccttccactcttccagccagggcattattggcctgttcttcggggattattacttaaatactgCTATTTATGATCAGCCTTCAGATCTCCCCACAGCACAATTCCACTATGGAAAACGAAAGTGACAACTGACCTGTATAGtagcaccacatactgtatcataAGCAGTAAATTGATATTTTGAAAATAACAAACCAGACAGTATATTTGACAGTAGTGGTAATTATGATTGCTTCTTACAGTAAATGCGTGCTGTAAAGTTATGACTAATAACCCATGCAGGCTTCCACGTGAAGATTCTTTAGCACATCCTTCGAGAAGTTACTGTTAGAAGCGCTTGTTGTATTGCATTGCTGTTAAGTAAAAAATACTGTTGACTGAAAATAAACTGTTCCTTACTTCCCATTACTGTAATCCGCTAGATAAAACCAGACTATGTATCATTACATTTTATGAACAAGATAATATAATGTTAATATTAATAGTGATGTTTTTCTAATTGTATAGATATTCGGAAGACAAGAACTTGAGATTTGAAAGTACCAGTCAAGAAGCAGATCCAGTAAGGATGTTCCTTTCTTGCGTTGATATAAAAAACACTCTTATTGTGTACTCTGTGCCACAACATATTAGGTGTAATACAAAAATTAAGTTGAAATACTTGATGTTCGTATGCATAAAATGTGATAAGAAACTCTGGAACACAAAAAAACCAATACTAATTAAAAAGAATACAAGCAAAAACATGAGTGTCAAGAATAGCCCAACGCCAATAAAAAGGGCTTGTAAAAAAATACTCCAATGACTCAGTATCTTTAATTGAAAAAAAGGGACCATTCCATGTAAATGAGAAGCGGTTCATGCTacacactacaggcataccccgctttaaggacactcactttaagtacactcgcgagtaaggacatatcgcccaataggcaaatggcatatcacgcatgcgcctgtcagcacgtcctgaacagcaataccagctccctacctgtaccgaagctgtgcacaagcggagagactatagagcctgttacaaatgtgttatttacatcagttatgcacgtatatgacgattgcagtagagtacatgcatcgataagtgggaaaaaggtagtgcttcactttaagtacattttcgctttacatacatgcttcggtcccattgcgaacgttaatgcggggtatcccTGTACATTGAACCAATGATCTCCATGTTATTCCTTACATGTTTCTCGTGTAACTTCCTCAGGGGAGGGTTTGGGGGCATTTCCGGCCTCAATCTCTGGACACTTTGAAAACAAAGCTCAATagtattttttgtcatttttataTAACTCGCCCTGACAAAGCACTTTAGATATAAATTCAATCCTGCCACACGGATCATGTACCATTGTCTATCAGACAGGAGCAGATACACAACAACTTAAATAGGAAGCAACTCTTACATTTTAGAATTTTTGTGACCATATTTGCATATTCCCCCATAAGCAAAACCAAAGCAAAATCTGATATTTTTTTATTGCCCAAAACAGAACTAAAATACGAGACCCATTGGCCCATATCTATTGTCGAGATACTCCTGAAGTCACGTTGGAAATCCAATagcatccttttttttttcttcaacttGAAAATgtttacatctgtatatatttattttttaatggaagTATTTTTACATACATCAATTGCaatgtgtggcaggacggcctgtaggcgaggtcagacaagAGTCCACATGTGCATTTTCAGGGTAAACCAAGtattgagtgttttttttttttgtccacaacacaaataaacatttgggcacactgtccctttaaggcaaaacaaaactcataaaaatTACGCCTACTCCCCATAGTGTGGCACATTTTTTTGGGATTGGCAGTGAGCCCTGTTTCTATTAAGGACCTTAgaactgcccttaacctttttatatgggaCTGCCAGTGCTTAAGATAGATgacgatgtcatccaagtaggccgcggcatatgccctatggggtcgtaacACCTTGTCCATTAATCTTTGGAACATGACTGGAGCCCCATGTAGCCCAAACAGAATAGTGATGAATTGGTGTAAATCGAgagggtggcgaaggcagttttgcatttggattcctccactaaaggtatctgccaatattcTTTCGTGaggtctagggtggagatatactctgctttaccaagggaatcaagcaattcattcaccctaggcattgggtattcATCGAATCCGGATATGGCAtttacctttcggaggtccacgcaaaacctcaccgaCCCATCTgatttagggaccaacactatagggctacaccattcgctgtgagACTCCTCattcacgcccaattccaacatgtctattatctccctctctccaaGGTCTTTTCGGCCTTCTGGCAATTTGTAGGGACGAGACCATACTTTTACTCCAGGTTccctctcaatcctatgggacactaaatctgTATTCCCTGGCAGCTCGGAAAATACATCTGGAAATTGGTCACATAATtccagtaggtctgacctttgttccattGTTAACTGACCTCCCATAGGGACCTGATGGCCATTGTAAGTACTACCCTTTGtaggctgtggacccaaatccgtcatTCCTTCCAGAGGGTGGATGAATAGcgctcatcgttttccagggtttcaggagatTTACGtgttagatttgtttacccttcctggaccctggttgagagatttgtattgtatgtctttatttatatagcgccaaaagtgtactcagcgcttcacaaagaatacagtacacagaattttaaaaatacaataagtgcagcaaaaatcagacaatgggaaaggaaatccctgcctcgaagagtttacaatctaagaggtttgaggtgAAACTTAGAGACAgcaagtgagggaataagtgctgtagatgggtgtgcttggccacaagaTTTCATAATTCACctccccagtgcggcggagaacttggataGGACACTGCCACTTTGCTAGGAGTTTACTCTCTTAAGTCGGCAATagcagcatcacttggtccccaggttggaacaCCCTTATGGGggcattttggttatactgcctctcttgacgttcttgagcaaaCTTAAGATTTTTCTTAGCAagccgacctatcatgtctagacTGTTTAAGGTCTATTACACACTGAAGAGTATTCTTGGAGGGgtagggctcctcctcccaggattccttcagtaggtccaGAATACCCCGGGGCTgccgtccatataggagctcaaacaggGAGAAACCTGTGGAGGCTTGGGTAACTTCTCGTACCGcacacaataggaaagggagaagttcatcccaagctcgcttcgTAAGCATGTTTTTTAAAGTTCgtttaaacctctctaccaatcttCAGTCTGAAGATGGAGACAGAGGTCCAGACGGATTTAACCTCTAATAATTtaaggacatcctgcattaacttcgcCATGAAGTTTGTTCCCTGGTCGGTTAACATTACCTGGGGCAGTCCTACCCGAAAGAACAGCTCTAAAAGCTTGTGAGCGACCTGTTAACAGTGgttgatctcagagggaaggcctccggatatctggtggcataatctatgaTAACTAGTATGaacttatgtcccttcgcagagggttctataGGTCCTACTAGATCTACaccaatcctctcaaatgggacctagaccaagggcagaggaaccaaaagAGACGGCTTCTGTcccttttggctagttaactggcattctgggcatgtctcacatagtttcatgatatcaccatgtatgcctggccagtagaaCCGGGACAAGATGCGGTCCATGCTCTTATCTCTGCCCAGATGACCACCCcttgggagagtatgggctagggtaaacactgttttaataaaaactttAGGGACTAATatttgtcgaatgacctcccctgtttgtgtaaccttattcacactaTATAAGATGTAATTCAGTGGTTCGAAATGTGGAAACAcccttacaccttgttcattcaCTATGTTAATATTGAcccgtaccaccttctcatattgtctagatTGAGTTGGGTCTTCCCTGTGCCTCTGACAGAAGTCAGGAAGAGCAACATCTGGCAAAATTCCCATATCTGTCTGTTCCCCATCCTGGTCATTTTCCGCCATGACTTGCAGTCTGTTGGGCTGACTAAGGTTACCTAGAGTCCCAGCCTtttttaaccagtcctctttttccgcacgtctctgtttacacGTCTTTGGGACACGGTGTCTATGGGGAAAGATCTCTGGGGAAAGGGGGAACAAGTCCCTTGGCTtttccggtaccagagaagtaggctccgcaTGAGTAGGGGCCAACAAAGTTCCAAAGTAgagccagtctcggccaagtagaacaggggcAGGTAGCCAGGAAGCAACTCCTATTAGTAGTCTAGCCTCTCGATCAATGATGCGGAGGAGGATGTTCGCCGTCGAGTATTTCTTTGTATtcccatggatacattcgatattccatggagagtcataggatagttggttgtttggaattaggccctcCGAGATGGGGAAAGGTCTtctgatcgggttgactggacatCCCGAACTGGCAGGTGGTAGACCCCTCGATTTTCTGCTCTCCTGCATCTGGCATCACTGGAATCAGGTGGTGTTTGTATGGGCCAATCCCAGCTACCCTCTTTGCTGTCGTCCCCTAAAAAGTTTTCCACCAAGTGGACCGCTGAATCTAGGGAAGTTACAGCAtgcctttttacccaggagcgagaggagggggccattatctgtatgaactgcttgagcacaaactgttcaaggatttcTACCTTTGTATGCTTctctggttgtatccacctggtacataaatCTAATAAGCAGTGGGCTATgacccagggtctgtctctgtttgtatatttgaccgtctggaaccgctgtcggtaggtctgtGGGGTGAGGCATAGgcaatccagaatagcagcctttagtcactgatagtccatggcctcgtctgtcGGAAGaacctggtaggctgcctgagcttccagCCTGGACCTGGATCCAGAATTTGGAGGAGCTTTTCTGTTTCCTGGGCTTGGTTTTCTGCTTGCTGCTTAATCAGCCATTCTGTTTGCTGGgcctgtttctctgctagctgggcCAGTTGCTCTGTTTGCTTGGCCTGCCTCTCATCTCACTGGGCTTGTCTCTCTGCTAgctgggcctgttgctccagGAACTTAGAAAAAATTTACTCCATTTTTTTTCCAATGTGTGGCTCTTTTGATGCAGGGGCCGTCCAAATCCCACTTCATACCCCACCTGTGGCAGGCCGGCCTGTGAGCGAGGTCAGACAAGCGTTCACACATGCATTTTCAGGATAaaccaaatgttgagtggttttatttctccacaacacaaataaacatttggacacactgtccctttaaggcagtggtctccaaacttttcagtacgagggacacatCGTATATGCTACACTTTTTCACGgaccaaagaaaaaaaaatctttttatatatttatatatttgataAATTAATGAATAAGTTTTGTTTGGATCTTTTGGGGATAATcagcatgatatgattcagaacaagagaaatgtgacaattgCAAAGAATGTAGCCGTGCTTACACTGGGAGATTATGTATAatgagcaaatatatatatatatttcaagttgctgcgTGCTAGATAAAATCTTGTGGGGGCCTGATGTGGCCCCGGGGCCGTAGTTTGGAGACCCCGGCTTTAAGAcaaaacaaaactcataaaaagaatGCCTACTCCCAATAGTGAGATCTTGCTAAACATTCCAGGCCCTATCTATCGGGCTGGCTAgctttgtccagttcccaacccctaaacatataccacaatagttatggaacaatattaaagtccttactATATCTTTGTTTGGGAATTTCTATCCCTAGAGAGAGTTTAGAAAATTCTTCTGGATAGGAActtgcacaggacagctctgtagtgtgagtcagccacctactacaagcagtagcctttttctcaagctggttgtcagctgtctcagcttacttcctgattgtccaagtattcttactgggttaaccttctgagtgctggatgaaggactcaaatgtatgtttcccaggcataattatcagtacctgacttcaccctgtcacataatGGCATTGCATTTTTGACATATTTTCATATCACGTTTCACATTATAAAGGATCACAATCTCCTCGTTTAACAATCAGCATTATAGGTTGATTTTTTTAATTTCCTCTGGTTATATTTCTGAATGTATCCCTCGTGTAACACCTTGTACATGGGCTTTTCCTTTTATCAACATCATTGTGGttttattcccctccccccccccgccacctaaTTTTTAACCTTTAACTAACTGTAATTAACATTTtaatttcccttccctccctaacTACAATGTCTGTCCCACTAGGTCCATGTTTTTTAAGCAGACCACTCAGTGGAAGTTTAAACAACGCTACAAGAATGAAGACGTATATACATCCCGTAGTGTTATCCTAGGTACATCTGCTAACTACATAGCTACCTCCTCCTATTCACCCCATTTATCCATGCCACATTGTTCTAAAACACCACATATGCACAGTACCACATAGTGAcatttttttgtccccacttgaTCAGGAAAAGATATAACACATCATTTACACTGCATTATACCAGCTAAACTGGATCTATTTTGGAATGGCTAAGGTCATTTATCATGGAACCCAATTACTTGAAAAGAAAGGTGCTTTACAACACTAGATAATGCAGAGTCCTCTATATTTAAGTCTGTGCTTGTTAAGATTATAATGTAGTCATTACTTTTCAGATCTTGGCGTATTCTCTGCTGTGGTCAGTAAGAAATTCAAATGTGATAATTAGAAAGCAGGGACAATAGGCAAGAAACAACCATTTCAGTTATCAAGACGTGTTTTTCTTAACTGCTATCAAATGAATAAAACATGCAAGTCCTATACAGTGTGATTTTATTCCCAAAGGCTACAGTTACAAAGAAATGAAGCAGAATTTTTTATTGTAATATGCTTAAAACTGGATTATTTGTTATTCACAAACTCCAAATGTATTGTCAACTAATATGAACATTATAAATACAGTATTTTATACAAATAAGGGAAAAAAGCGAAACTCCATTGAGCAAGTTCTCTGGAGTGccactcttctccccccaccccccccccctatctatGACATTGATCGCACCATGACTGTTGAGAGGCATGGACCCaaggcattagttactgtggatggtgtgagtgcacctttttgggATGACTGATGTAATACAATTCACATAATACAAtaactatactgtacattataattGGCAAATTGGACTCAAAAGGGGAAGTCATCACACAAATAAATTGCTCATCAGTTAAAGCTAGCTGTATGACTAAACATAATAGGAGTTGCAATACACATCTGTAAGTAgtgactgtgacggtagggggtaaccatgctctcAAATAATGGTTAAGctggttttggttacccctgatccgtgtatatgggtccaagagagttagctcttgggcccagtaacattgcatGTTTCCAATGTATTATGTGTAATctaggatgccacttgttctgccagacctgaaGGAGCCGGTCcgagcgggtggcattgagatagccagggagtgagatgccaggcttgcgcatgtctcctGGCTATTTCATATTTcccactgacccggcttttcttaCCGGTTTGGCTCTGATTCGTTGCTGGGAATTTTCCCACgtgatgattggctgctgagtttcatgaatgaaactcagaatactataaagaacACGTGAACCAATCAGATTTGAGTCTTCCATAGTAAGAGCgtgggtgggcttttcaaagttgctcttgcgcgaatagtagagcaaccggcttcgatttcaagccagaaaagcctgcctAAGTGCCGACTTTTGCACCCAAGCTCTCAAAATCGAACAGCTgggatttcatgccgatttgagttcctgAGGATTGGTGATAATTCGcggtcaagaaagtccaagttctcagaagagaagggagcggtgacgtgtggaacttcatgccgatttgagttccatgagattccgggctaagtcccggtcagggtaaaactcttatttagagttccctgcacctaggaaagtctagttttctacCCCAGACCCTCAGTAAgtatgtctttttgtctgtattttgtgttccattgtgtgaaAGCGAATGtatgtgaataaattacaatttatttaattaccttgttttgctcaatgaatgatcctggtaaaaaggtgtaaattgcctggtctcccgtgacagtgatgTGAGCATTTTGTCAGAGCATTGCAATGTGAAGGGAACACTGACAATTATTCCAAGTGTACAAAACATCTGGAATTAAAGTAATGCTTGTGCACTCAATCAATTGTCTTACAAAAATATGGCAATAGAAACCTCTCCACGTGCAAAAAGTGCTCAAAAACCATTCCCAAAAACACATCATCTTTGGCCCCatgtttcaaccatcaaaaactCTAAAATTGCTGCAAAAAGTATGCAaagggtattattattattattattattattattattagcattatttCATGTCACCATATCAAGGTGCTTGACCACAATTTTGCTCAGCTCACACCAGTAACATTGTAGAAGGAGTTGGGTGGGGGGAACGGGGGAAGAAAGTCAGTGGAATATTACAATGACATTAAGCAAAATTTGTCTCTATAACTAGTTTCTTTTTGTATCACTTATATCTGCGACTGTGGTGGTGTTAACCTTTCCTCCGAATTGCTACAGACAGTATATTCCTCAGGAGAAAATGAATGCAGATAAACGATTTCTCTGTATTATGGAGCAAAGTGCATCAGCTTAACACATATACCTTATTGTCCCCTTGTTTAACCCTTTCAGACCTGATCATGTATTACTTTGTATTTTGATATATAGATTTCAAGATATAAACCAGGTCTGAAAGGGTTACAGAAGTCCCATTGACGCTGCAGTGTCTACGTACAGTATTTCTGATTATTCTCAACTCTTCAATGTACTGGATGCACAAGTTTATTGGAAGGGGTTTAAGTTAATTTAGTAAGTTTTAACAAAATAAGTTGAAACTGTGTTCAAAGATATATTATGCTAAGCAATGTTTTACATCACCCAAAGTGTTGTTGCTTTCAGATGTGCTATTGCTTTAATTATATTATGTATAACACTCCTCATTTTGTTAATACTACAGGGAACTGAAAATCATAACGCTCTGGGAATTCGTCATTCACAGCGTCTTGCACAGTGAGTTCATTaaaggttgtttttttgtttttttactccattttcaatatttatgtttatTATATAGCTCATAACCCAACTGTGCATCGTTTCCTGTGTAACTTTACATATAATTCATTGGGAAATTCAGTGAACTGGAACACCTTTTGCAATCAGAATATGGCTGTATTATCGATAATAAACATCTGAGAAAAAAAATCACAAGGCCATTATTCCCTTTTGCTTGACCTCTTTACAGTCAATACCATTGATCCCATCTCCTCAGGAATATTCTTATTCAGCATTTCCATCAGTTTGAAATGCAAGTACACAATCCCTGCATATGCATGTTACCCTCTTGACCATGCCTTATACATGTTGTGCTTCCTTAGATCCTCCTGGCTTAGATTATCTCCCAAATCCCAAAATGGCACTAT comes from Ascaphus truei isolate aAscTru1 chromosome 4, aAscTru1.hap1, whole genome shotgun sequence and encodes:
- the LOC142491930 gene encoding spermatogenesis-associated protein 7 homolog isoform X2, with protein sequence MPSFNETALIPKYSMMGPFRGHMSIKSTPFFPGSSCKLSTQYIIQDHMATHYRKLLSAKAAVDTSAPKSLHNSIKFKDQQNKEKLIKAVERYKREIQQICSTSPPDSSSNFPEQWKRKSANNKNLQLYCTEREFPITNTGQYSHIQKTITQPQSPTLIARDTMRRIEEESYHKGDLVTALIQPHRNLNQLTHRVTMKKKYQDPQKKTYNGDLLDKHAGRFTSTEQPFKPRLLKNATKSFLSKYKYYMAPTKKNTTDESSPKADQNGIAKLKEMYRYSEDKNLRFESTSQEADPGTENHNALGIRHSQRLAQDEDLKYLHFLQELTEDILIRGCGSSRAIEHVFQEHLQRKRHDIDEEVAYVL